In the genome of Acidimicrobiales bacterium, one region contains:
- a CDS encoding acyl carrier protein — protein MTSFEDQGPPTDVEATVVREFQRYLDTTDDLPLDSHLLDDLGLESIVLVTILLDLSEQFGLDLASPDVNLADVQTLGDVVALVRSLGDEAAPAR, from the coding sequence ATGACGTCCTTCGAAGACCAGGGCCCGCCGACGGACGTGGAGGCCACCGTGGTCCGGGAGTTCCAGCGCTACCTGGACACCACCGACGACCTCCCGCTCGACAGCCACCTGCTCGATGACCTCGGGCTGGAGTCGATCGTGCTGGTCACCATCCTGCTGGACCTCTCCGAGCAGTTCGGCCTGGACCTGGCCTCGCCGGATGTGAACCTGGCCGACGTCCAGACGCTGGGCGACGTGGTGGCCCTGGTCCGGTCGCTGGGCGACGAGGCCGCCCCGGCTCGCTGA
- a CDS encoding DUF192 domain-containing protein, giving the protein MTGPFAPGRTRLPGFGEVEVRIVPGPDGEPLVLCVLLAETPEQRARGLMDVTDPALGGYDGMLFTFDTDSTGGFYMKDTPLPLSIAYLDAEGATIDTADMEPCLDRGARCPTYPPSGPYRSTLEVPQGGLDALGLAAGSPARLQVSGPCRAPP; this is encoded by the coding sequence GTGACCGGGCCCTTCGCTCCCGGGCGCACCCGGCTCCCGGGCTTCGGCGAGGTGGAGGTCCGCATCGTCCCCGGCCCCGACGGCGAGCCCCTGGTCCTCTGCGTCCTGCTGGCCGAGACCCCCGAGCAGCGGGCCCGTGGCCTCATGGACGTGACCGACCCCGCCCTCGGTGGCTACGACGGGATGCTGTTCACCTTCGACACCGACAGCACGGGCGGCTTCTACATGAAGGACACCCCGCTGCCGCTGTCCATCGCCTACCTCGACGCCGAGGGGGCCACGATCGACACCGCCGACATGGAGCCGTGCCTGGACCGGGGCGCCCGCTGCCCCACCTACCCCCCCTCCGGGCCCTACCGCTCCACCCTGGAGGTGCCCCAGGGCGGCCTCGACGCGCTGGGCCTGGCCGCCGGCTCGCCGGCTCGCCTCCAGGTCTCCGGCCCCTGCCGCGCCCCGCCCTAG
- the rplI gene encoding 50S ribosomal protein L9 codes for MRVVLHTDVEGVGTKGQVVDVADGHARNLLLPTGRAVKATPGAEAQARAMRRSRAVRDATDRASAEEVAKTLVPATITVTAKAGPEGRLFGSVGTHEVADAIEAQTGIILDRRRLVVDEPIKETGEHQVTARLHPDVQFPVRIEVVGA; via the coding sequence ATGCGCGTCGTCCTGCACACCGACGTCGAGGGCGTCGGCACCAAGGGCCAGGTGGTCGACGTGGCCGACGGCCACGCCCGCAACCTGCTCCTGCCCACGGGGCGGGCCGTCAAGGCCACCCCCGGGGCCGAGGCCCAGGCTCGGGCCATGCGCCGCTCCCGGGCGGTGCGCGACGCCACCGACCGGGCCTCGGCCGAAGAGGTGGCCAAGACCCTCGTCCCGGCCACCATCACCGTGACCGCCAAGGCGGGCCCCGAGGGGCGCCTGTTCGGCTCGGTCGGCACCCACGAGGTGGCTGACGCCATCGAGGCCCAGACCGGCATCATCCTTGACCGCCGCCGGCTGGTGGTGGACGAACCCATCAAGGAGACGGGCGAGCACCAGGTGACGGCCCGGCTCCACCCGGACGTGCAGTTCCCCGTCCGCATCGAGGTCGTGGGGGCCTGA
- a CDS encoding AMP-binding protein — protein sequence MTRDGKLLVKSYSEVRTDVEQLMSDLRDCDLGAGDLVGVLGPNSYEWAVADLALLGLGCVSVAVPTEPSNRPVDIRGISERYQLSAVLVTGPLRVDGDLPPEAAVLGDGRSTLRKRIVADPPSLPEEVFTIAFSSGTAGTTKGLMVSQLGISNTIQQTGLAWEVTPDDDVLIAMPFSSLQQRVMLYVAIWFGFDATVVAPERMFQKLRDLAPTIILGPPSFFEIVETRLRAASAREALPRHLAAALHLVPGDASLRLRQRLGRRWTDIYGRRARLLLTGSAPVSPRLVALFHQLGRPLYEIYGCTEVGWVTSNLPGAYRIGTAGRPVKGVEVTIGSDDEILVDARCPQVLGYVFDGVETQDAVFRPDGTIATGDLGHLDGDGYLQLVGRKKNVIVTRSGVKINPEELEHDIEASCQVKKAVVVSNGHGSSLSCVVWLDEWQEAERVQAIETYISNANAKKDSAHKISNVVFRPDQELTPETGLLTRNLKVDRNAVMQKVFADGERVAQ from the coding sequence ATGACCCGAGACGGGAAGCTCCTCGTCAAAAGCTACTCAGAAGTCCGCACCGACGTAGAACAGCTCATGTCGGACCTGCGCGACTGCGATCTGGGAGCGGGTGACCTGGTGGGTGTCCTCGGCCCGAACTCCTATGAGTGGGCCGTGGCCGACCTCGCCCTCCTGGGGCTGGGGTGCGTCTCGGTGGCCGTGCCCACCGAGCCCTCCAACCGGCCCGTCGACATCCGCGGCATCTCCGAGCGCTACCAGCTCTCGGCCGTGCTCGTCACCGGCCCGCTGCGGGTCGACGGCGACCTCCCGCCGGAGGCCGCCGTCCTCGGCGACGGCCGGTCGACCCTGCGCAAGCGGATCGTCGCCGACCCGCCGTCCCTGCCGGAGGAGGTGTTCACCATCGCCTTCTCCTCGGGGACGGCCGGCACCACCAAGGGCCTGATGGTCTCCCAGCTGGGGATCTCGAACACCATCCAGCAGACCGGGCTGGCCTGGGAGGTCACCCCCGACGACGACGTGCTCATCGCCATGCCGTTCTCGAGCCTCCAGCAGCGGGTGATGCTGTACGTGGCCATCTGGTTCGGGTTCGACGCCACCGTGGTGGCCCCGGAGCGCATGTTCCAGAAGCTGCGGGACCTGGCGCCGACCATCATCCTCGGCCCACCGTCGTTCTTCGAGATCGTCGAGACCCGCCTGCGGGCGGCCAGCGCCCGCGAGGCCCTCCCCCGCCACCTGGCCGCCGCCCTCCACCTGGTGCCGGGCGACGCCAGCCTGCGCCTGCGGCAGCGGCTGGGGCGCCGGTGGACCGACATCTACGGGCGCCGGGCCCGCCTCCTGCTCACCGGCTCGGCCCCCGTGTCGCCCCGCCTGGTGGCCCTGTTCCACCAGCTGGGCCGGCCCCTGTACGAGATCTACGGGTGCACCGAGGTGGGCTGGGTCACCTCCAACCTCCCCGGCGCCTACCGGATCGGGACGGCCGGCCGCCCCGTGAAGGGCGTGGAGGTCACCATCGGGTCCGACGACGAGATCCTGGTCGACGCCCGCTGCCCCCAGGTCCTGGGCTACGTCTTCGACGGCGTGGAGACCCAGGACGCCGTGTTCCGGCCCGACGGCACCATCGCCACCGGCGACCTCGGCCACCTCGACGGCGACGGCTACCTGCAGCTGGTGGGGCGCAAGAAGAACGTGATCGTCACCCGCAGCGGCGTGAAGATCAACCCGGAGGAGCTCGAGCACGACATCGAGGCGTCCTGCCAGGTGAAGAAGGCGGTGGTGGTGTCCAACGGGCACGGCAGCTCCCTGAGCTGCGTGGTGTGGCTGGACGAGTGGCAGGAGGCCGAGCGGGTGCAGGCCATCGAGACCTACATCAGCAACGCCAACGCCAAGAAGGACTCGGCCCACAAGATCTCCAACGTGGTGTTCCGGCCCGACCAGGAGCTCACCCCCGAGACCGGCCTGCTGACCCGGAACCTCAAGGTGGACCGGAACGCGGTGATGCAGAAGGTCTTCGCCGACGGCGAGCGGGTCGCCCAGTGA
- the rpsF gene encoding 30S ribosomal protein S6, with product MRAYELMVIYGGDLDESTVQQSINRLHVQVEEAGATTVTTDKWGRRRFAYEIDHKNEGFYVVFEIRAEPGALDRLETSLRLADEVVRHKLMRLPVHEAARRGLSGEPAPAEAGA from the coding sequence ATGCGTGCCTATGAGCTGATGGTCATCTACGGCGGTGACCTCGACGAATCCACGGTCCAGCAGAGCATCAACCGCCTGCACGTCCAGGTCGAGGAGGCCGGCGCCACCACCGTCACCACCGACAAGTGGGGCCGGCGCCGCTTCGCCTACGAGATCGACCACAAGAACGAAGGGTTCTACGTGGTGTTCGAGATCCGGGCCGAGCCCGGCGCCCTCGACCGCCTGGAGACCTCCCTCCGGCTCGCGGACGAGGTCGTCCGCCACAAGCTCATGCGGCTCCCCGTGCACGAGGCCGCCCGCCGCGGCCTGTCCGGCGAGCCCGCTCCGGCCGAGGCCGGGGCCTAG
- the ssb gene encoding single-stranded DNA-binding protein has protein sequence MPDNNVTIVGNITRDPELRFTPSGQAVATFGLAVNRRWQNRQTSEWEEQTSFFDVKCWAQMAENVSESLGRGSRVVVSGRLEQRSWETDQGEKRSKVEVVADEIAPSLRWATANITRNERRDGDGAGGAGGGGGAPRSGGGSPSGGGGDRPSGGGGSPSGGGGGNDMDEEPF, from the coding sequence ATGCCTGACAACAACGTGACGATCGTGGGCAACATCACCCGCGACCCCGAGCTGCGCTTCACCCCCAGCGGGCAGGCGGTGGCCACCTTCGGCCTCGCCGTGAACCGCCGGTGGCAGAACCGCCAGACCAGCGAGTGGGAGGAGCAGACCTCCTTCTTCGACGTGAAGTGCTGGGCCCAGATGGCCGAGAACGTCTCGGAGTCCCTCGGCCGCGGCTCGCGCGTCGTGGTCTCGGGCCGGCTGGAGCAGCGCTCGTGGGAGACCGACCAGGGCGAGAAGCGCTCCAAGGTCGAGGTGGTCGCCGACGAGATCGCCCCCAGCCTGCGCTGGGCCACGGCCAACATCACCCGCAACGAGCGCCGCGACGGCGACGGTGCGGGCGGCGCTGGTGGCGGAGGTGGCGCCCCCCGATCCGGTGGGGGCAGCCCCAGCGGGGGCGGCGGTGACCGCCCGTCCGGTGGCGGCGGCAGTCCCAGCGGTGGCGGCGGAGGCAACGACATGGACGAGGAGCCGTTCTGA
- a CDS encoding 4'-phosphopantetheinyl transferase superfamily protein, which translates to MGSGRCTGRPLLEQLLPPAVVAEERYGDAPGPAPYPEEAAVVAGAVERRRREFTTVRLCARSALARLGAPPGPVLPQGSDGPRWARGAPRWPDGVVGSMTHCEGFRAAAVAHRAAVASVGVDAEPHEVLPRGVESVIAGPEERDALARAAAAHPGVAWSRVLFSAKESVYKAWFPLTGRWLGFDQCRITLQPRDGTFTADLLVPGPVVGGRRVERFTGRWRVSGAVAPHHGRGHIVTAVAVPAHAGPGGGAR; encoded by the coding sequence GTGGGATCCGGACGGTGCACAGGTCGACCCCTGCTGGAACAGCTCCTGCCCCCGGCCGTGGTGGCCGAGGAGCGCTACGGCGACGCGCCCGGCCCCGCCCCCTACCCCGAGGAGGCCGCGGTGGTGGCCGGTGCCGTGGAGCGCCGGCGGCGCGAGTTCACCACCGTGCGCCTCTGCGCCCGCTCCGCCCTGGCCCGCCTGGGGGCGCCGCCCGGGCCGGTCCTGCCCCAGGGGTCCGACGGGCCCCGCTGGGCCCGGGGCGCACCCCGCTGGCCCGACGGGGTGGTCGGCAGCATGACCCACTGCGAGGGCTTCCGGGCGGCGGCGGTGGCCCACCGGGCGGCGGTGGCCTCGGTCGGGGTCGACGCCGAGCCCCACGAGGTGCTGCCCCGGGGGGTCGAGTCCGTGATCGCCGGCCCCGAGGAGCGCGACGCCCTGGCCCGGGCGGCCGCCGCCCACCCCGGCGTGGCCTGGTCCCGGGTGCTCTTCAGCGCCAAGGAGAGCGTCTACAAGGCCTGGTTCCCGCTCACCGGCCGCTGGCTGGGCTTCGACCAGTGCCGCATCACCCTCCAGCCCCGGGACGGCACCTTCACCGCCGACCTGCTGGTGCCCGGCCCGGTGGTGGGCGGCCGGCGGGTCGAGCGCTTCACCGGCCGGTGGCGGGTCAGCGGGGCCGTGGCCCCCCACCACGGCCGGGGCCACATCGTCACCGCGGTGGCGGTGCCGGCCCACGCCGGCCCGGGGGGCGGCGCCCGATGA
- a CDS encoding GNAT family N-acetyltransferase: MRIVVDDLTGPEIAAFLEEHVEEMRAVTPLESKHALDLDGLRGPDVAFWSVLDAGTLVGCGAIKALDAHDAEIKSMRTARTSKGSGVASLLLQHIISECRRVGLARLSLETGSDDFFAPARRLYLRHGFRYSGPFADYREDPNSVFMTRAL; the protein is encoded by the coding sequence GTGAGGATCGTCGTCGACGACCTGACCGGCCCCGAGATCGCCGCCTTCCTGGAGGAGCACGTCGAGGAGATGCGGGCCGTCACCCCGCTGGAGAGCAAGCACGCCCTCGACCTCGACGGGCTCCGGGGACCGGACGTGGCCTTCTGGTCCGTCCTGGACGCAGGGACACTGGTGGGCTGCGGCGCCATCAAGGCCCTCGACGCCCACGACGCCGAGATCAAGTCCATGCGCACGGCCCGGACATCCAAGGGGTCCGGCGTGGCCTCGCTGCTGCTGCAGCACATCATCTCGGAGTGCCGGCGGGTGGGCCTGGCCCGGTTGAGCCTGGAGACGGGCTCGGACGACTTCTTCGCGCCGGCTCGCCGGCTCTACCTGCGCCACGGCTTCCGCTACAGCGGCCCCTTCGCCGACTACCGCGAGGACCCCAACAGCGTGTTCATGACCCGAGCGCTCTGA
- a CDS encoding GNAT family N-acetyltransferase, with the protein MTADGDAGPGAPPEEAPAAPGRVERPDGPCPTEVKVELVLRSLRGEVLADLARETGRPRKQISTWRRRFLEGGEAALDGRADAAETEALRRARDELTEKVATLEAENRDLDRRLTLLQRAGAAGAPPHPFCSEAYGRAMEEPGARALHVPGWDTYVLVRDAAGGRRQAAGVRPLAPLAPGCDLQAGLDALRQEGVTSVSLITDPMWCPELPALQQAFPICRPFKENYFIDREKGAAHLRKRHRNIVNKARRTVEIRDVELADTLSRWLELYQLNVDNRQIAQPFSATYFERLAQVAGLRTIAVLADGEIVSMTMWIRHQDVLYYHDGASSETGFEVSASYTAFAHAIDDTPDCRYVFFGGSAHFRDDPLDGLAVFKRGFSNSSAHSYLCSATLNRSERAAPAPTA; encoded by the coding sequence ATGACCGCCGACGGCGACGCCGGGCCCGGGGCCCCGCCCGAGGAGGCGCCGGCGGCCCCGGGTCGCGTCGAGCGCCCCGACGGGCCCTGCCCCACCGAGGTCAAGGTGGAGCTCGTGCTCCGCTCGCTGCGGGGCGAGGTCCTGGCCGACCTGGCCCGCGAGACCGGCCGCCCTCGCAAGCAGATCTCGACCTGGCGCCGGCGCTTCCTCGAAGGGGGCGAGGCGGCGCTGGACGGTCGGGCCGACGCGGCCGAGACCGAGGCGCTGCGCCGGGCCCGGGACGAGCTCACCGAGAAGGTGGCCACCCTGGAGGCCGAGAACCGGGACCTCGACCGGCGGCTGACGCTGCTCCAGCGGGCCGGGGCGGCCGGCGCCCCGCCCCACCCGTTCTGCTCCGAGGCCTACGGCCGCGCCATGGAGGAGCCCGGGGCCCGGGCCCTCCACGTGCCCGGGTGGGACACCTACGTCCTGGTGCGCGACGCCGCCGGCGGCCGGCGCCAGGCCGCCGGTGTCCGGCCCCTGGCCCCCCTGGCCCCCGGCTGCGACCTGCAGGCCGGCCTCGACGCCCTCCGCCAGGAGGGCGTCACCTCGGTCTCGCTGATCACCGACCCCATGTGGTGCCCGGAGCTGCCCGCCCTCCAGCAGGCGTTCCCGATCTGCCGGCCGTTCAAGGAGAACTACTTCATCGACCGGGAGAAGGGGGCGGCCCACCTCCGCAAGCGGCACCGCAACATCGTCAACAAGGCCCGGCGCACGGTGGAGATCCGCGACGTGGAGCTGGCCGACACCCTGAGCCGGTGGTTGGAGCTCTACCAGTTGAACGTGGACAACCGGCAGATCGCCCAGCCCTTCAGCGCCACGTACTTCGAACGCCTCGCCCAGGTGGCCGGGCTGCGCACCATCGCCGTGCTGGCCGACGGCGAGATCGTCTCCATGACCATGTGGATCCGCCACCAGGACGTCCTCTACTACCACGACGGCGCGTCGAGCGAGACCGGGTTCGAGGTCTCGGCGTCGTACACCGCGTTCGCCCACGCCATCGACGACACGCCGGACTGCCGCTACGTGTTCTTCGGGGGATCGGCGCACTTCCGGGACGACCCGCTGGACGGCCTGGCCGTGTTCAAGCGCGGCTTCTCGAACTCGTCGGCCCACAGCTACCTGTGCAGCGCCACGCTCAACCGGTCCGAGCGAGCGGCCCCCGCCCCGACGGCCTGA
- a CDS encoding amidohydrolase family protein, which yields MVESEPTPIVDFHCHVASEMCFPRSFQDGVVDNVTLALASKGIPIPREKVARAQAGTLQDPLCDQLVKEMDDAGIGEAVLLLPDFTWALRDSTHTIEELVAHHGVVQERHPGRFHVFVGVDPRWGDDGIALFEGEVRAGRCAGLKAYPPCGYTLADKALYPFYEVCAEYGLPVLSHIGATSPVLDFELAQPIHVDRAARDFPGVDFVLAHGSVHYPDECAMLCTNRPNVYLDVSGYETMAMTGLQQLFRRGITHKVLFGTDWPIFRLQGHQADFVARLEAEGAFPDTMTAADRALFFHGNARRLLDKRTRKASA from the coding sequence ATGGTCGAGAGCGAACCAACACCCATCGTCGACTTCCACTGCCACGTCGCCTCGGAGATGTGCTTCCCCCGCTCCTTCCAGGACGGCGTGGTCGACAACGTCACCCTGGCCCTGGCCAGCAAGGGCATCCCCATCCCCCGGGAGAAGGTGGCCCGGGCCCAGGCCGGCACCCTGCAGGACCCCCTGTGCGACCAGCTGGTCAAGGAGATGGACGACGCCGGCATCGGCGAGGCCGTCCTGCTCCTGCCCGACTTCACCTGGGCCCTGCGCGACAGCACCCACACCATCGAGGAGCTGGTGGCCCACCACGGCGTGGTGCAGGAGCGGCACCCCGGGCGGTTCCACGTCTTCGTGGGCGTGGACCCCCGCTGGGGCGACGACGGCATCGCCCTGTTCGAGGGCGAGGTGCGGGCCGGCCGGTGCGCCGGCCTCAAGGCCTACCCCCCGTGCGGCTACACGCTGGCCGACAAGGCCCTCTACCCGTTCTACGAGGTCTGCGCCGAGTACGGCCTCCCGGTGCTGTCCCACATCGGGGCCACCTCCCCGGTGCTCGACTTCGAGCTGGCCCAGCCCATCCACGTGGACCGGGCCGCCCGCGACTTCCCCGGGGTCGACTTCGTGCTGGCCCACGGCAGCGTCCACTACCCCGACGAGTGCGCCATGCTGTGCACCAACCGGCCCAACGTCTACCTCGACGTCAGCGGGTACGAGACCATGGCCATGACCGGGCTCCAACAGCTGTTCCGCCGGGGGATCACCCACAAGGTCCTCTTCGGCACCGACTGGCCCATCTTCCGCCTCCAGGGCCACCAGGCGGACTTCGTGGCCCGGCTGGAGGCCGAGGGCGCCTTCCCCGACACCATGACCGCGGCCGACCGCGCCCTGTTCTTCCACGGCAACGCCCGGCGGCTGCTGGACAAGCGCACCCGGAAGGCGTCGGCGTGA
- a CDS encoding acyl carrier protein: MTSSTLDEGVCRIIGSAIPGAAARGVTPSMRLRGDLDIDSIGLMSIVFLLEEETGIDVLDRVDDVIGAEYVSDIIEIVRQA, from the coding sequence GTGACGTCCTCGACCCTGGACGAGGGCGTCTGCCGGATCATCGGCAGCGCCATCCCGGGCGCGGCGGCCAGGGGCGTGACCCCCTCCATGCGGCTGCGGGGCGACCTCGACATCGACTCGATCGGCCTCATGAGCATCGTGTTCCTCCTGGAGGAGGAGACCGGCATCGACGTCCTCGACCGGGTCGACGACGTGATCGGGGCCGAGTACGTGTCCGACATCATCGAGATCGTCCGGCAGGCGTGA
- a CDS encoding replicative DNA helicase, with product MSDAAPVFDDEPPFDDGPRRPRPVRAPSGTRVPPHNLDAERALLGALLLSRDAVASAAEVVPGADVFYRPAHAHVYEAVTILTARGEVADPITVADELRRRDLLDAAGGTAALVELQADAPGTANAAHYARIVRDHALLRRLIGAAGTIAETAYGVPDDVRKTVDAAESLVFDIARHEGEGTTARMTDLLSETLDRIEMLHERGSEITGTATGYYDIDEMTAGLQPGALVVVGARPAMGKTALALGMATNAALRHDKSILMFSLEMSKVELVQRILCAEARVDSKKIRNGRLNDSDWINISNAMGRLGDAKIWIDDNPNVSIMEIRSKARRLRSEVGDLGMVVVDYIQLMTGRTNAESRQVEVAEISRGLKLLARELECPVVALAQLNRSLEQRADKRPMLSDLRESGCLTAGTRLLRADTGAEVTLGELVESGERDVPVWSLDDRWRLVPATLTHAFPSGTKPVLRMTLASGRAVEATANHRFRTLDGWVSLGELEAGSRLAVPRYLDAPIDEVPMDDDELVLLAHLLGDGCVLPRQPIHYTSNDPANLDVVEEAARRRFGITPRRVAQKAWWHSYLPAPTHLTHGVRNPISVWWDALGLHDCRSGEKFVPAAVDAAPVRQVRTFLRHLWATDGTVVVRRSDRGPRVRLVYATTSRRLADDVQRLLLRCGIQARITVVPQGRHRPSHHVRIEGVEHQRRFLTEIGVHGARGERVAPALHLLEGVEGNPNVDTIPHEARSRVVAAMAEAGIGHRRLAAELGEQYCGSYMLGTTARPRAMRRARLASIAEITGDKELADLALSDVLWDRIVAIEPVGVEPVFDATVLGTHNFVANGIVAHNSLEQDADVVMFLYRDEVYEPTPENAGLAEVIVAKQRNGPTGVARLSFLGHLTRFESLPKE from the coding sequence ATGAGCGACGCCGCCCCCGTGTTCGACGACGAGCCGCCGTTCGACGACGGCCCCCGGCGCCCCCGCCCGGTCCGGGCCCCGTCGGGGACCCGCGTCCCCCCCCACAACCTCGACGCCGAGCGGGCCCTGCTCGGGGCCCTGCTCCTGTCGCGCGACGCGGTGGCCTCGGCCGCCGAGGTGGTGCCGGGGGCCGACGTCTTCTACCGGCCGGCCCACGCCCACGTCTACGAGGCGGTGACCATCCTCACCGCCCGGGGCGAGGTGGCCGACCCCATCACCGTGGCCGACGAGCTGCGCCGGCGCGACCTGCTCGACGCCGCCGGCGGCACCGCAGCCCTGGTCGAGCTCCAGGCCGACGCCCCCGGCACGGCGAACGCCGCCCACTACGCCCGCATCGTGCGGGACCACGCCCTGCTCCGGCGCCTCATCGGGGCGGCCGGCACCATCGCCGAGACGGCCTACGGCGTGCCCGACGACGTCCGCAAGACCGTCGACGCCGCCGAGTCGCTGGTCTTCGACATCGCCCGGCACGAGGGCGAGGGCACCACCGCCCGCATGACCGACCTGCTGAGCGAGACCCTCGATCGCATCGAGATGCTGCACGAGCGGGGCTCGGAGATCACCGGCACGGCCACCGGCTACTACGACATCGACGAGATGACCGCCGGCCTCCAGCCCGGCGCCCTGGTGGTGGTGGGGGCCCGGCCCGCCATGGGCAAGACCGCCCTGGCCCTGGGCATGGCCACCAACGCCGCCCTGCGCCACGACAAGTCCATCCTCATGTTCTCCCTGGAGATGAGCAAGGTCGAGCTCGTGCAGCGCATCCTGTGCGCCGAGGCCCGGGTCGACTCCAAGAAGATCCGCAACGGCCGCCTCAACGACAGCGACTGGATCAACATCAGCAACGCCATGGGGCGCCTGGGCGACGCCAAGATCTGGATCGACGACAACCCCAACGTCTCCATCATGGAGATCCGCTCCAAGGCCCGCCGGCTCCGCAGCGAGGTCGGCGACCTGGGCATGGTGGTGGTCGACTACATCCAGCTCATGACCGGGCGCACCAACGCCGAGAGCCGCCAGGTCGAGGTGGCCGAGATCTCCCGGGGCCTCAAGCTCCTGGCCCGCGAGCTGGAGTGCCCGGTGGTGGCCCTGGCCCAGCTCAACCGGAGCCTGGAGCAGCGGGCCGACAAGCGGCCCATGCTCTCGGACCTGCGCGAGTCGGGGTGCCTCACCGCCGGCACCCGTCTGCTCCGGGCCGACACCGGGGCCGAGGTCACCCTGGGCGAGCTGGTCGAGTCCGGCGAGCGAGACGTCCCGGTGTGGAGCCTCGACGATCGCTGGCGCCTGGTTCCGGCCACGCTCACCCACGCCTTCCCCAGTGGCACCAAGCCCGTGCTCCGCATGACGTTGGCCTCGGGGCGTGCGGTGGAGGCCACCGCCAACCACCGCTTTCGCACCCTCGACGGCTGGGTGTCGCTCGGTGAGCTCGAGGCCGGGTCCCGGCTCGCGGTCCCGCGGTACCTCGATGCCCCGATCGACGAGGTCCCGATGGACGACGACGAGCTCGTCCTCCTCGCGCACCTCCTGGGCGACGGCTGCGTCCTCCCTCGCCAGCCGATCCACTACACGAGCAACGACCCCGCCAACCTGGACGTGGTCGAGGAGGCCGCTCGGCGCCGGTTCGGCATCACCCCGCGCCGTGTGGCCCAGAAGGCGTGGTGGCACAGCTACCTGCCCGCTCCGACCCACCTCACCCACGGGGTGCGCAACCCCATCTCGGTCTGGTGGGACGCCCTCGGGTTGCACGACTGTCGCAGTGGCGAGAAGTTCGTGCCCGCCGCCGTCGACGCCGCTCCGGTGCGACAGGTGCGGACCTTCCTGCGCCACCTCTGGGCCACCGACGGGACGGTGGTGGTACGCCGCAGCGACCGGGGACCGAGGGTGCGGCTGGTGTACGCCACCACGTCACGGCGCCTGGCCGACGACGTGCAACGGCTCTTGCTCCGGTGCGGGATCCAGGCCCGCATCACCGTGGTGCCGCAGGGCAGGCATCGGCCGTCGCACCACGTGCGGATCGAGGGGGTGGAGCACCAGCGCCGGTTCCTCACCGAGATCGGCGTCCACGGGGCCCGGGGGGAGCGGGTCGCTCCCGCCCTCCACCTGCTCGAGGGCGTCGAGGGCAACCCGAACGTCGACACCATCCCTCACGAGGCGCGCTCCCGGGTCGTGGCCGCCATGGCCGAGGCCGGCATCGGCCACCGACGGTTGGCGGCCGAGCTGGGGGAGCAGTACTGCGGGTCCTACATGCTGGGGACGACGGCTCGTCCTCGGGCCATGCGCCGGGCCCGCCTGGCCTCGATCGCCGAGATCACCGGCGACAAGGAGTTGGCGGACCTCGCCCTCTCCGACGTGCTCTGGGACCGGATCGTGGCCATCGAGCCCGTCGGCGTCGAGCCGGTCTTCGATGCGACGGTGCTGGGCACGCACAACT